In Streptomyces chartreusis, the following proteins share a genomic window:
- a CDS encoding 8-oxoguanine deaminase: MAAAQRIVIENCSIATVDANDTEYATGHIVVADNRIESLGAGRAPEGLENVVRRIDATGHLVTPGLINTHHHFYQWITRGLATDHNLFDWLVALYPTWARIDEPMVRSAAQGSLAMMARGGVTTAMDHHYVHPQGSGDLSGAIIGAARDMGVRFTLARGSMDRSEKDGGLPPDFAVETLEGALAATEETVTKHHDASFDAMTQVAVAPCSPFSISTELLRQGAELARRLGVRMHTHGSETVEEEKFCHELFGMGPTDYFESTGWLGEDVWMAHCVHMNDSDIAAFARTKTGVAHCPSSNARLAAGIARVPDMLAAGVPVGLGVDGTASNESGELHTELRNALLINRLGAHREAALNARQALRLGTFGGAQVLGRAAEIGSLEPGKLADLVLWKLDTLAHASIADPVTALVFGAAAPVTASFVNGRQIVEHGRLLTADEDAIARSTREQAQRLAGIAGQA, from the coding sequence ATGGCAGCAGCCCAGCGCATCGTCATCGAGAACTGTTCGATCGCGACGGTGGACGCGAACGACACCGAGTACGCCACCGGCCACATCGTCGTCGCGGACAACCGCATCGAGTCGCTCGGCGCGGGCAGGGCCCCCGAGGGCCTGGAGAACGTCGTACGCCGCATCGACGCCACCGGCCATCTCGTGACCCCCGGCCTGATCAACACCCACCACCACTTCTACCAGTGGATCACCCGGGGCCTGGCCACCGACCACAACCTCTTCGACTGGCTCGTCGCCCTCTACCCGACCTGGGCGCGCATCGACGAGCCGATGGTCCGCTCGGCCGCGCAGGGCTCCCTGGCCATGATGGCCCGCGGCGGTGTCACCACCGCCATGGACCACCACTACGTCCACCCACAGGGCTCCGGCGACCTGTCAGGCGCCATCATCGGCGCCGCCCGCGACATGGGCGTCCGCTTCACCCTCGCCCGCGGCTCCATGGACCGCAGCGAGAAGGACGGCGGGCTGCCGCCGGACTTCGCCGTCGAGACCCTCGAAGGCGCGCTGGCCGCGACCGAGGAGACCGTCACGAAGCACCACGACGCCTCCTTCGACGCGATGACCCAGGTCGCCGTCGCCCCCTGCTCGCCGTTCTCCATCTCCACCGAACTCCTCAGGCAGGGCGCCGAGCTGGCCCGCCGCCTCGGTGTGCGCATGCACACCCACGGCTCGGAGACCGTGGAGGAGGAGAAGTTCTGCCACGAGCTGTTCGGCATGGGCCCGACCGACTACTTCGAGTCCACCGGCTGGCTCGGCGAGGACGTGTGGATGGCGCACTGCGTCCACATGAACGACTCCGACATCGCCGCCTTCGCCCGCACGAAGACCGGCGTCGCCCACTGCCCGTCCTCCAACGCCCGCCTCGCCGCCGGCATCGCCCGAGTCCCCGACATGCTCGCGGCCGGCGTCCCGGTCGGCCTCGGCGTCGACGGCACCGCCTCCAACGAGTCCGGCGAACTCCACACCGAGCTGCGCAACGCCCTGCTCATCAACCGTCTCGGCGCACACCGGGAAGCGGCGCTGAACGCCCGGCAGGCGCTGCGCCTCGGCACCTTCGGCGGCGCCCAGGTGCTCGGCCGGGCCGCCGAGATCGGCTCCCTGGAGCCCGGCAAGCTCGCCGACCTGGTGCTGTGGAAGCTGGACACGCTCGCCCACGCCTCCATCGCCGACCCGGTGACCGCGCTGGTCTTCGGCGCGGCGGCCCCGGTCACCGCGTCGTTCGTGAACGGCCGGCAGATCGTGGAGCACGGCCGGCTGCTCACCGCCGACGAGGACGCGATCGCCCGCTCGACGCGCGAGCAGGCGCAGCGGCTGGCGGGTATCGCCGGTCAGGCCTGA
- the uraH gene encoding hydroxyisourate hydrolase, translating into MSTSTTASVSTHILDTSVGRPAEGVAVRLAARSGRDAEWQALGGSATDVDGRCKDLPALPEGTTHVRLDFAVEPYFEKKQADAQQDAPANRDSGAVFFPEVAITFAVTAGEHYHVPLLLNPFGYSVYRGS; encoded by the coding sequence ATGAGCACCAGCACCACCGCATCCGTGTCCACGCACATCCTGGACACCAGCGTCGGACGCCCCGCCGAGGGTGTCGCCGTCCGGCTCGCGGCCCGCAGCGGCCGGGACGCCGAATGGCAGGCGCTCGGCGGCTCCGCGACCGACGTGGACGGGCGGTGCAAGGACCTCCCGGCGCTGCCGGAGGGCACCACACACGTACGGCTCGACTTCGCCGTCGAGCCGTATTTCGAGAAGAAGCAAGCCGATGCGCAGCAGGACGCCCCCGCGAATCGGGACAGCGGTGCCGTGTTCTTCCCCGAGGTGGCGATCACCTTCGCCGTGACGGCCGGGGAGCATTACCACGTACCGCTGCTGCTCAACCCGTTCGGCTACTCCGTTTACCGAGGGAGCTAG
- a CDS encoding nucleobase:cation symporter-2 family protein — translation MSAHPVDEKLPALKMATTGLQHVAAMYAGVVAPPLIVGAAIGLTAAELTFLTGACLFTAGIATFLQTLGIWKIGARLPFVNGVTFAGVAPMTAIVASTDDKSDALPVIFGAVIVAGLLGFVAAPFFSKAVRFFPPVVTGTVITLIGISLLPVAFGWAQGPNPAAHDYGSATNLGLAAGTLLIVLLLRRFTRGFVKQIAVLLGLVAGTLIAIPFGVTDFGPVADADVVGFPTPFHFGAPQFQLAAIISMCVVMVVSMTESTADMLALGEIVDRPADEKTIAAGLRADTLGSAVSPLFNGFMCSAFAQNIGLVAMTKIRSRYVVAVGGGFLVLMGLCPMAASLIAVVPRPVLGGAGVVLFGSVAASGIQTLVRAGLDKDNNILIVAVSLAVGIIPITAPEFYHAFPETVRIVLDSGISTGCVAAVALNLVFNHLGGSRDAQDVTHPMEAGEEITGATRAPATP, via the coding sequence ATGTCCGCCCACCCTGTCGATGAGAAACTCCCGGCGCTGAAAATGGCGACGACCGGCCTTCAGCACGTGGCCGCCATGTACGCGGGAGTCGTCGCCCCACCCCTGATAGTCGGCGCGGCCATAGGCCTGACCGCAGCCGAACTCACCTTCCTCACCGGCGCCTGCCTGTTCACCGCGGGCATCGCGACCTTCCTCCAGACGCTCGGCATCTGGAAGATCGGCGCCCGGCTGCCCTTCGTCAACGGCGTCACCTTCGCGGGCGTCGCCCCCATGACGGCGATCGTCGCCTCCACCGACGACAAGTCCGACGCCCTGCCGGTCATCTTCGGCGCGGTCATCGTCGCCGGCCTCCTGGGGTTCGTCGCCGCCCCCTTCTTCAGCAAGGCGGTGCGCTTCTTCCCGCCGGTGGTGACCGGCACCGTCATCACCCTGATCGGCATCTCGCTGCTGCCGGTCGCCTTCGGCTGGGCCCAGGGCCCCAACCCGGCGGCCCACGACTACGGTTCGGCGACGAACCTGGGACTGGCGGCCGGAACGCTGCTCATCGTGCTGCTCCTGCGCCGCTTCACCCGCGGCTTCGTCAAGCAGATCGCCGTACTCCTCGGCCTGGTCGCCGGCACCCTGATCGCGATCCCGTTCGGCGTCACGGACTTCGGGCCGGTGGCGGACGCGGACGTCGTCGGCTTCCCGACCCCGTTCCACTTCGGCGCCCCGCAGTTCCAGCTCGCCGCGATCATCTCGATGTGCGTGGTGATGGTGGTGTCGATGACCGAATCGACCGCCGACATGCTCGCGCTCGGTGAGATCGTCGACCGCCCGGCCGACGAGAAGACCATCGCGGCGGGCCTGCGCGCCGACACCCTCGGCTCCGCGGTCAGCCCGCTGTTCAACGGCTTCATGTGCAGCGCCTTCGCGCAGAACATCGGCCTGGTCGCGATGACGAAGATCCGCAGCCGGTACGTCGTCGCCGTGGGCGGCGGGTTCCTGGTGCTGATGGGCCTGTGCCCGATGGCCGCCTCGCTCATCGCCGTCGTACCCCGCCCGGTGCTGGGCGGCGCGGGCGTGGTCCTCTTCGGGTCGGTCGCCGCGAGCGGCATCCAGACCCTGGTGCGGGCCGGCCTGGACAAGGACAACAACATCCTGATCGTCGCCGTCTCGCTGGCCGTCGGCATCATCCCGATCACCGCGCCGGAGTTCTACCACGCCTTCCCGGAGACGGTCAGGATCGTCCTGGACTCCGGCATCTCGACGGGCTGTGTGGCGGCGGTCGCCCTGAACCTGGTCTTCAACCACCTGGGCGGGAGCCGTGACGCCCAGGACGTCACCCACCCCATGGAGGCGGGAGAGGAGATCACCGGGGCGACCCGGGCCCCTGCCACTCCATGA
- a CDS encoding helix-turn-helix domain-containing protein: MTGTGDETFIAAVKPLVDAMGGEILPPDEAGPEDVVLSWEGADVVAVRLPQLADSLDHILAAMERRKGKPLADLDRKAKQEVVRILEARGAFSVRHGVETVAGALGVSRFTVYNYLNRDKNT; this comes from the coding sequence GTGACCGGTACCGGGGACGAGACCTTCATCGCGGCCGTCAAGCCGCTGGTCGACGCCATGGGCGGCGAGATACTCCCGCCGGACGAGGCCGGGCCCGAGGACGTCGTGCTGTCCTGGGAGGGCGCGGACGTCGTCGCCGTACGTCTGCCGCAGCTCGCCGACTCCCTCGATCACATCCTGGCCGCCATGGAGCGCCGCAAGGGCAAGCCGCTCGCCGACCTGGACCGCAAGGCCAAGCAGGAGGTCGTACGGATACTGGAGGCCCGCGGCGCGTTCTCCGTGCGGCACGGTGTGGAGACCGTCGCCGGCGCGCTCGGCGTGAGCCGCTTCACGGTCTATAACTACCTGAACCGGGACAAGAACACCTGA
- a CDS encoding exonuclease domain-containing protein — translation MAARRIKPSRYISVDIEADGPIPGPYSMLSIGAAVAGVQDGDGFTAADPQEHTFYRELRPIGEEFVPEALAVSGLDRERLKAEGSEPALALTEFGDWVREVSAGAQPVMCGYPASYDWTFLYWYLIRFTGASPFGHSGCLDMKTLYATKAGLPLRAVAKGTMPRELLSRRRHTHHALDDAVEQAELFANLMEWQGPGSPR, via the coding sequence ATGGCCGCACGACGTATCAAACCGAGCCGTTACATCTCCGTCGACATCGAGGCGGACGGCCCCATCCCGGGGCCCTACTCCATGCTGAGCATCGGCGCGGCGGTCGCCGGGGTGCAGGACGGCGACGGGTTCACGGCGGCCGACCCGCAGGAGCACACCTTCTACCGTGAACTGCGGCCGATCGGCGAGGAGTTCGTGCCGGAGGCGCTGGCCGTGAGCGGGCTGGACCGGGAGCGGCTCAAGGCCGAGGGCAGTGAACCGGCTCTCGCGCTCACGGAGTTCGGCGACTGGGTGCGCGAGGTGAGCGCCGGGGCGCAGCCGGTGATGTGCGGCTATCCGGCCTCGTACGACTGGACGTTCCTGTACTGGTACCTGATCCGGTTCACCGGAGCGAGCCCGTTCGGCCACTCCGGCTGCCTGGACATGAAGACCCTGTACGCCACGAAGGCGGGCCTGCCCCTGCGGGCGGTGGCGAAGGGCACGATGCCGCGTGAACTGCTGTCGCGGCGCCGTCACACGCACCATGCGCTGGACGACGCCGTCGAGCAGGCCGAACTGTTCGCCAACCTCATGGAGTGGCAGGGGCCCGGGTCGCCCCGGTGA
- the uraD gene encoding 2-oxo-4-hydroxy-4-carboxy-5-ureidoimidazoline decarboxylase: MTSNSTPPGLARFNALEEHAAHAALHEACASTAWVRRLLAGRPYADTDTLFTASDAATAELTAEDLAEAMAGHPPIGRPKPGDPTSAREQRGMAGVSEELKAEMLELNLAYQDRFGHVFLICATGRTGEQMRDAVKARIGNSPEQEREIVRTELGRINRIRLARIVEEEA; encoded by the coding sequence GTGACGTCGAATTCCACGCCCCCGGGCCTGGCCCGGTTCAACGCCCTGGAGGAGCACGCGGCCCACGCCGCCCTCCACGAGGCGTGCGCCTCCACGGCATGGGTGCGCCGGCTGCTCGCCGGCCGCCCCTACGCCGACACCGACACCCTCTTCACCGCCAGTGACGCCGCCACGGCCGAGCTGACCGCCGAGGACCTCGCGGAGGCCATGGCCGGGCACCCGCCGATCGGCCGCCCCAAGCCGGGCGACCCGACCTCGGCACGGGAGCAGCGCGGCATGGCCGGCGTCTCCGAGGAGCTCAAGGCGGAGATGCTCGAACTCAACCTGGCCTACCAGGACAGGTTCGGCCATGTCTTCCTGATCTGCGCCACCGGCCGGACCGGCGAGCAGATGCGCGACGCGGTCAAGGCGCGGATCGGCAACTCGCCCGAGCAGGAGCGGGAGATCGTCCGCACCGAGCTGGGCAGGATCAACCGCATCCGGCTCGCCCGCATCGTCGAAGAGGAAGCCTGA
- a CDS encoding SDR family oxidoreductase — protein MILVTGATGTIGSEVVRQLAARGEKVRALTRDPAAARVPTGVEAVPGHPGDRASVEGAMAGVTAAFLVGVFGPDDAEQDRGLVEAARAAGVRRIVKLSSIGTGDPRLAGFGRWHLPGEEAVRGSGLEWTVLRPSSFASNTLAWADAVREGTPAPNPMGEGKQGVVDPRDVAEVAVRTLLEPGHTGRTYTLTGPGTISASGQAAVLGEILGRPVTLLSPTADQRREQLLGAGLGADYADSLMAGARFIEEGGNAVVTDDVPEVLGRPARSYREWAEDHRTAFGAE, from the coding sequence ATGATCCTTGTTACGGGTGCCACCGGCACCATCGGCAGTGAAGTCGTACGGCAGCTCGCGGCGCGTGGGGAGAAGGTGCGCGCCCTGACCCGGGACCCGGCGGCGGCCCGGGTGCCCACGGGCGTCGAAGCCGTGCCCGGGCATCCCGGGGACCGGGCCTCGGTCGAGGGCGCGATGGCGGGCGTGACAGCGGCCTTCCTGGTCGGCGTGTTCGGCCCGGACGACGCCGAGCAGGACCGGGGCCTGGTCGAGGCGGCGCGGGCGGCCGGGGTGCGGCGCATCGTGAAGCTCTCCTCGATCGGGACCGGGGATCCGCGGCTGGCCGGGTTCGGCCGCTGGCACCTGCCCGGCGAGGAGGCGGTGCGGGGGAGCGGCCTCGAATGGACCGTGCTGCGCCCCTCCTCCTTCGCCTCCAACACGCTGGCTTGGGCGGACGCCGTCCGCGAGGGCACCCCGGCGCCCAATCCGATGGGAGAGGGAAAACAGGGGGTGGTCGACCCCCGGGACGTGGCCGAGGTCGCCGTGCGCACGCTGCTCGAACCCGGCCACACCGGGCGCACCTACACCCTGACCGGCCCCGGGACCATCAGCGCGAGCGGCCAGGCCGCTGTCCTCGGCGAGATCCTGGGCCGCCCGGTGACACTCCTCTCGCCGACCGCCGACCAGCGCCGAGAGCAGTTGCTCGGGGCGGGCCTGGGCGCCGACTACGCGGACAGCCTCATGGCGGGCGCCCGCTTCATCGAGGAAGGCGGCAACGCCGTCGTCACCGACGACGTACCGGAGGTCCTGGGGCGGCCGGCTCGGAGCTACCGGGAGTGGGCCGAGGACCACCGGACGGCCTTCGGGGCGGAGTGA
- a CDS encoding serine/threonine-protein kinase has translation MSSATEVFEPLRGDDPPVVAGYRLAARLGAGGMGRVYLSHTQGGRPVAIKVVRPELADDHDFRRRFRREVEAARRVRGAYTAELIDADAEGTPPWLATLYVPGPSLAQAVSWRGPLPVPAVLWLMAGVAEALQAIHGAGIVHRDLKPSNVLLAADGPRVIDFGISLAADATFRTATGSAVGTPQFMAPEQALAGDVTEATDVFALGQTAAFAALGRALYGEGPAATVLYRIVHERPDLSALPEQLRPLIARCLAADAAERATLAEVVEWCRGRLGSDADAGAGPAVWREVTGPEVSVPSPVPDLARVGPSPVPDPTRVLHQAPLVVTRPQPQPAGPEERRARRRRTALITASAVTVVALLTGLVWTLPDARDRFRDWVSGGSATPGPNGSTRSSESSEASGRASDKDTDAGTPKDAKPSPSPTAPASPGPIANSPLWLDAKTSLSFTKPFQRRDRKGDIRFDCKDAGCSLDSDTSVFVQIFDDTGAKVSLDECRLLLASADRHRWPLAAAANGSQICVKHSSGDIALLVLQQKATALQDLAFLQLDMTIWRKAA, from the coding sequence ATGAGCAGTGCGACCGAGGTGTTCGAGCCGCTTCGGGGCGACGATCCGCCCGTGGTGGCGGGCTACAGGCTCGCCGCCCGGCTCGGCGCGGGCGGCATGGGCCGGGTCTATCTGTCGCACACGCAGGGCGGCAGACCGGTGGCGATCAAGGTGGTCCGGCCGGAACTGGCCGACGACCATGACTTCCGGCGGCGTTTCCGCCGGGAGGTGGAGGCGGCCCGCCGGGTGCGGGGCGCGTACACCGCCGAACTGATCGACGCCGACGCGGAGGGCACTCCGCCCTGGCTGGCCACGCTGTACGTGCCGGGTCCCTCCTTGGCGCAAGCGGTCTCCTGGCGCGGACCGCTGCCGGTGCCGGCGGTGCTGTGGCTGATGGCGGGGGTCGCCGAGGCGCTCCAGGCCATTCACGGCGCGGGCATCGTGCACCGGGACCTGAAGCCGTCGAACGTGCTGCTGGCCGCCGACGGGCCACGGGTCATCGACTTCGGCATCTCGCTGGCGGCGGACGCCACCTTCCGCACGGCCACGGGCTCGGCCGTCGGCACACCCCAGTTCATGGCTCCCGAGCAGGCGCTCGCGGGTGACGTCACCGAGGCGACCGACGTCTTCGCACTCGGCCAGACGGCGGCCTTCGCGGCCCTGGGCCGGGCGCTGTACGGGGAGGGCCCCGCGGCCACCGTCCTCTACCGCATCGTCCACGAGCGGCCCGACCTGTCCGCGCTGCCCGAGCAGTTGCGCCCGCTGATCGCGCGCTGCCTGGCCGCCGACGCGGCGGAGCGGGCCACCCTCGCGGAGGTCGTCGAATGGTGCCGGGGCCGGCTGGGGAGCGACGCCGACGCGGGCGCGGGACCGGCCGTGTGGCGGGAGGTGACAGGACCGGAGGTGAGCGTTCCGTCGCCGGTGCCCGACCTCGCCCGGGTGGGTCCGTCCCCGGTGCCCGACCCGACCCGGGTGCTGCACCAGGCGCCGCTGGTGGTCACGCGACCGCAGCCGCAGCCCGCGGGGCCGGAGGAGCGGCGGGCCCGCAGACGGCGTACGGCGCTGATCACGGCGTCGGCGGTGACGGTGGTGGCGTTGCTGACCGGCCTGGTGTGGACGCTCCCGGACGCGCGGGACCGGTTCCGCGACTGGGTGTCCGGCGGGTCGGCCACACCCGGCCCGAACGGGTCCACCCGGTCGTCGGAGTCCTCCGAGGCGTCCGGGCGGGCCTCGGACAAGGACACCGACGCCGGGACACCGAAGGACGCGAAGCCCTCGCCTTCCCCGACGGCGCCCGCCTCGCCCGGACCCATCGCGAACAGCCCTCTGTGGCTGGACGCGAAGACTTCCCTGAGCTTCACGAAGCCGTTCCAGCGCCGGGACCGCAAGGGAGACATCCGCTTCGACTGCAAGGACGCCGGGTGTTCGCTGGACAGCGACACCAGCGTCTTCGTCCAGATCTTCGACGACACCGGGGCCAAGGTCTCTCTCGACGAGTGCCGGCTGCTCCTCGCCAGTGCCGACAGACACCGCTGGCCGCTCGCCGCGGCGGCGAACGGCAGCCAGATCTGCGTCAAGCACTCCTCCGGTGACATCGCGCTGCTCGTGCTCCAGCAGAAGGCGACCGCGCTGCAGGACCTGGCCTTCCTCCAGCTGGACATGACTATCTGGCGGAAGGCGGCCTAG
- a CDS encoding helix-turn-helix domain-containing protein, with amino-acid sequence MTNTFSRQVLPTPEALRPWVTGIGSVSVGTGSAEPYVQLPDTATTVVFRVGENGHRSTLVVGPRTRASYHHGKRFASCLEMRLAPGTTRPLLGVPAVDLVGRMVPLDELAAAPARRLARELRDLEPEEVVPHLARSFPDLSGAADRSRTALVTAGADALSMRTGRVPGPVRDVARELAVSERQLRNLFAEGVGLSPKHYARINRVRAVLAQADDVPWAQLAATTGYYDQSHMTTDFRTLMGVPPRSFFTGRLPAARPCRAALAGR; translated from the coding sequence GTGACGAACACCTTCTCCCGACAGGTCCTGCCCACGCCGGAGGCGCTGCGCCCCTGGGTCACGGGCATCGGTTCCGTGTCGGTGGGGACCGGGTCGGCGGAGCCGTACGTCCAGCTCCCGGACACCGCGACGACTGTGGTGTTCCGGGTCGGTGAGAACGGCCACCGCAGCACCCTGGTCGTCGGCCCGCGCACCCGCGCCTCGTACCACCACGGCAAACGGTTCGCCTCCTGCCTGGAGATGCGGCTCGCACCCGGCACCACCCGCCCCCTGCTCGGCGTCCCGGCGGTCGATCTCGTGGGCCGGATGGTGCCCCTCGACGAGCTGGCCGCCGCTCCCGCCCGCCGCCTGGCCCGTGAACTGCGGGACCTGGAGCCCGAGGAGGTCGTGCCGCACCTGGCCCGGTCGTTCCCCGATCTGTCCGGCGCCGCGGACCGCTCCCGCACCGCGCTGGTGACGGCCGGTGCGGACGCCCTGTCGATGCGGACCGGCCGTGTACCCGGGCCGGTGCGGGACGTGGCGCGCGAACTCGCCGTCAGCGAGCGCCAGTTGCGCAATCTCTTCGCCGAGGGCGTCGGCCTCTCCCCCAAGCACTACGCCCGCATCAACCGCGTACGCGCGGTGCTGGCCCAGGCCGACGACGTGCCCTGGGCCCAACTCGCCGCGACGACCGGCTACTACGACCAGTCCCACATGACGACCGACTTCCGCACCCTGATGGGAGTGCCACCCCGCTCCTTCTTCACCGGCCGCCTCCCCGCCGCCCGGCCCTGCCGAGCAGCACTCGCCGGGCGCTGA
- the hypE gene encoding hydrogenase expression/formation protein HypE, translating into MSDLDLTSWTCPAPLRDRPRVVMGHGGGGALSAELVQQIFAPAFGGEVLAQMGDAAVLSLGGARLAFSTDSYVVRPLFFPGGSIGDLAVNGTVNDLAMSGARAAYLSCGFILEEGVELETVTRVAEALGAAARTAGVEVATGDTKVVESGHGDGIYVNTAGIGVVPAGVDLRPQRVVPGDVVIVSGAIGVHGVAVMSVREGLEFGVEIESDCAALGGLVDTMLAVTPDLHVLRDPTRGGLAASLNEIAAASGAGVVVRERDVPVPPAVANACAILGLDPMYIANEGKLVAFVPREHADAVLDAMRAHPLGADSAIIGEAVEAHPGMVVARTGLGGTRVVDLPLGEQLPRIC; encoded by the coding sequence TTGTCTGACCTCGATCTGACCTCGTGGACCTGCCCGGCCCCGCTGCGCGACCGGCCTCGCGTCGTCATGGGCCACGGCGGCGGCGGAGCCCTCTCTGCCGAACTCGTCCAGCAGATCTTCGCCCCGGCCTTCGGCGGCGAGGTGCTCGCGCAGATGGGCGACGCCGCCGTCCTCTCCCTCGGCGGGGCCCGGCTGGCCTTCTCCACGGACTCCTATGTCGTACGCCCGCTGTTCTTCCCCGGTGGCAGCATCGGTGACCTGGCGGTCAACGGCACGGTCAACGACCTCGCCATGAGCGGGGCCCGGGCCGCCTACCTCTCCTGCGGGTTCATCCTCGAGGAGGGCGTCGAGCTGGAGACGGTCACCCGGGTCGCCGAGGCGCTGGGCGCCGCCGCGCGCACCGCGGGCGTGGAGGTGGCGACCGGTGACACCAAGGTGGTGGAGTCCGGGCACGGCGACGGGATCTACGTCAACACCGCCGGCATCGGTGTCGTCCCGGCGGGCGTCGATCTGCGACCGCAGCGGGTCGTCCCCGGCGACGTCGTGATCGTCAGCGGTGCGATCGGCGTCCACGGGGTGGCGGTGATGAGCGTCCGGGAGGGCCTGGAGTTCGGCGTGGAGATCGAGAGCGACTGTGCGGCGCTCGGCGGTCTCGTCGACACCATGCTCGCCGTCACCCCGGATCTGCACGTGCTGCGCGACCCCACCCGGGGCGGTCTCGCGGCCTCCCTCAACGAGATCGCGGCGGCCTCCGGCGCGGGCGTGGTCGTCCGGGAACGGGACGTCCCCGTCCCGCCCGCCGTGGCCAACGCCTGCGCGATCCTCGGGCTGGACCCGATGTACATCGCCAACGAGGGCAAGCTGGTGGCCTTCGTGCCGCGCGAGCACGCCGACGCCGTACTGGACGCGATGCGGGCCCACCCCCTGGGCGCGGACTCCGCGATCATCGGCGAGGCAGTCGAGGCCCACCCCGGCATGGTCGTGGCCCGCACCGGGCTGGGCGGCACACGCGTGGTCGACCTGCCGCTGGGGGAGCAGCTGCCGAGGATCTGCTGA
- the pucL gene encoding factor-independent urate hydroxylase produces MPTILGQNQYGKAENRVVKITRDGATHHIKDLNVSVALSGDMDEVHYSGSNANVLPTDTTKNTVFAFAKEHGIESAEQFGIHLARHFVTSQEPIQTARIRIEEYAWERIEASDANSQFIGSDEVKHSFVRKGQETRLTQITYDGEKWEVVSGLKDLVVMNSTNSEFWGYVKDKYTTLKEAHDRILATQVSARWRFNWTDDEQRMPNWEKSYEQTKKHMLQAFAETYSLSLQQTLYQMGSRIINNRSEIDEVRFSLPNKHHFLVDLEPFGLKNDNEVYYAADRPYGLIEATILRDGCEPKIPVDLTNL; encoded by the coding sequence ATGCCCACGATCCTGGGACAGAACCAGTACGGCAAGGCCGAGAACCGAGTCGTAAAGATCACGCGGGACGGCGCCACCCACCACATCAAGGACCTGAACGTCTCCGTCGCCCTCTCCGGCGACATGGACGAGGTCCACTACTCCGGCTCCAACGCCAACGTCCTGCCGACCGACACCACCAAGAACACGGTGTTCGCGTTCGCCAAGGAGCACGGCATCGAGTCGGCCGAGCAGTTCGGCATCCACCTGGCCCGGCACTTCGTGACCAGCCAGGAGCCCATCCAGACGGCCCGGATCCGCATCGAGGAGTACGCCTGGGAGCGGATCGAGGCGTCCGACGCCAACTCCCAGTTCATCGGCTCCGACGAGGTCAAGCACTCCTTCGTCCGCAAGGGCCAGGAGACCCGGCTCACGCAGATCACCTACGACGGCGAGAAGTGGGAGGTCGTCTCCGGCCTCAAGGACCTCGTCGTGATGAACTCGACCAACTCCGAGTTCTGGGGCTACGTCAAGGACAAGTACACGACGCTCAAGGAAGCGCACGACCGCATCCTGGCCACCCAGGTCTCCGCCCGCTGGCGGTTCAACTGGACCGACGACGAGCAGCGGATGCCCAACTGGGAGAAGTCCTACGAGCAGACGAAGAAGCACATGCTCCAGGCCTTCGCCGAGACCTACTCCCTCTCGCTCCAGCAGACCCTGTACCAGATGGGTTCGCGGATCATCAACAACCGCAGCGAGATCGACGAGGTCCGCTTCTCCCTCCCGAACAAGCACCACTTCCTGGTGGACCTCGAGCCGTTCGGGCTGAAGAACGACAACGAGGTGTACTACGCCGCCGACCGGCCGTACGGCCTGATCGAGGCCACCATCCTGCGGGACGGCTGCGAGCCGAAGATCCCGGTGGACCTCACCAACCTGTAG